A portion of the Lolium rigidum isolate FL_2022 chromosome 1, APGP_CSIRO_Lrig_0.1, whole genome shotgun sequence genome contains these proteins:
- the LOC124684288 gene encoding protein FD-like: protein MANYHGGGRYGMAAAAMWREPESPQLSLMSGCSSLFSISALRDDDELLAGARSLPATPVSLAGFAGGDEVEMELQQGGGSGGDDRRTVRMMRNRESALRSRARKRAYVEELEKEVRRLVDDNLKLKKQCKQLKQEVAALVLPTKSLLRRTSSTQF from the exons ATGGCTAACTACCACGGCGGTGGGCGGTacgggatggcggcggcggcgatgtggaGGGAGCCGGAGAGCCCGCAGCTGAGCCTGATGAGCGGGTGCAGCTCACTCTTCTCCATCTCCGCCCTGCGGGACGACGACGAGCTCCTAGCCGGGGCACGGTCACTGCCAGCGACGCCGGTGTCGCTTGCGGggttcgccggcggcgacgaggtgGAGATGGAGCTGCAGCAgggcggtggcagcggcggcgatGACCGGAGGACTGTCCGGATGATGCGGAATAGGGAGTCCGCGCTGCGCTCCAGGGCCAGGAAGAGG GCATACGTAGAAGAACTCGAGAAGGAGGTTCGTCGTCTTGTGGACGACAACCTCAAGCTAAAGAAGCAATGCAAACAG TTGAAGCAGGAAGTGGCCGCTCTAGTCCTGCCTACCAAGAGCTTGTTGCGACGAACCTCATCCACTCAATTCTGA